The following proteins are co-located in the Oceanimonas sp. GK1 genome:
- a CDS encoding benzoate/H(+) symporter BenE family transporter, which translates to MFSLSHLSAGFIAVLVGYSSSAAIIFQAAASAGASQAQTSSWMWALGLGSGLTTLLLTLRYRQPVLTAWSTPGAALLVTALAGLPMSEAVGVFLFSSALLLVCGLTGWFDHIMRLLPGGLAAAMLGGVLLNFGLDLFVSVQTAPVLVIAMLAVYLALRRRLPRYVIPLCLLAGLGLAAGMGLLQVERLDWQPASPLLTWPTFSLASLIGVGLPLFMVTMASQNVPGVAVLRAHGYGVPASPLVSVTGLAGVLLAPFGGFAFNLAAISAAICMGPEVDAAPERRYRASLWAGLFYLLLGVFAATVVSLFAALPKELIMAIAGLALLGTIGNSLTLALRDEHERDAALLTFMVTASGVSLLGIGSAFWGLVIGGGVHWLNRRRR; encoded by the coding sequence ATGTTCAGCCTGTCTCATCTGTCTGCGGGTTTTATTGCCGTGCTGGTCGGCTACAGCAGCTCGGCCGCCATTATCTTTCAGGCGGCGGCGTCCGCCGGTGCCAGCCAGGCCCAGACCAGCTCCTGGATGTGGGCGCTGGGGCTGGGCTCGGGGCTGACCACCCTGCTGCTGACCCTGCGTTACCGCCAGCCGGTGCTTACCGCCTGGTCCACCCCCGGTGCGGCCCTGCTGGTGACGGCCCTGGCCGGCCTGCCCATGAGCGAGGCGGTGGGGGTTTTTCTGTTCAGCTCGGCGCTGCTGCTGGTGTGCGGCCTGACCGGCTGGTTTGATCACATCATGCGGCTGCTGCCCGGCGGGCTGGCGGCGGCCATGCTGGGGGGCGTGCTGCTCAACTTCGGGCTGGATCTCTTCGTGTCGGTGCAGACGGCACCGGTACTGGTGATTGCCATGCTGGCGGTGTACCTGGCGCTGCGCCGGCGCCTGCCCCGCTATGTGATCCCTCTGTGTCTGCTGGCCGGGCTGGGGCTGGCGGCAGGCATGGGGCTGCTGCAGGTGGAGCGGCTCGACTGGCAGCCGGCCAGCCCGCTGCTGACCTGGCCCACTTTCAGCCTGGCCAGTCTGATCGGCGTGGGCCTGCCGCTGTTTATGGTGACCATGGCCTCGCAGAATGTGCCCGGGGTGGCGGTGCTGCGCGCCCACGGTTATGGCGTGCCGGCTTCGCCTCTGGTCAGTGTGACTGGCCTGGCCGGTGTGCTGCTGGCGCCTTTTGGCGGCTTTGCCTTTAACCTGGCAGCGATCAGCGCCGCCATCTGCATGGGCCCGGAAGTGGATGCGGCCCCCGAGCGGCGCTATCGAGCCAGCCTCTGGGCCGGGCTGTTTTACCTGCTGCTGGGGGTGTTTGCCGCCACCGTAGTGTCGCTGTTTGCCGCCTTGCCCAAAGAGCTCATCATGGCCATTGCCGGGCTGGCGCTGCTGGGCACCATTGGTAACAGCCTGACCCTGGCCTTGCGCGACGAGCACGAGCGGGACGCGGCCCTGCTCACCTTTATGGTGACGGCGTCGGGCGTGTCTTTGCTGGGTATTGGTAGCGCCTTCTGGGGGCTGGTGATCGGCGGGGGTGTGCACTGGCTGAACCGCCGGCGGCGGTAG
- a CDS encoding HPP family protein, translated as MALEHVGDIMTRDLLTLDQTATLKDAHDLMREKSIRHIPVVDPLTGKLLGVLTQKRMIATIMSLLSDYGVSALERRERQCRVMEIIDADMESVDVQAPLTEVVDFFLSNKHGCLTVVDDEGRLQGMVTSSDFVRLCAELLKARK; from the coding sequence ATGGCCCTAGAACACGTCGGCGACATCATGACCCGCGATCTGCTGACCCTGGATCAGACCGCGACCCTGAAGGATGCCCATGATCTGATGCGGGAGAAAAGCATTCGCCATATTCCGGTGGTGGATCCGCTGACCGGCAAGCTGCTGGGGGTCCTCACGCAAAAGCGCATGATCGCCACCATCATGAGCCTGCTGTCGGACTATGGCGTCAGCGCCCTGGAGCGGCGCGAGCGCCAGTGCCGGGTGATGGAGATCATCGACGCCGACATGGAAAGCGTGGATGTGCAGGCGCCGCTGACCGAGGTGGTGGACTTCTTTCTCAGCAACAAGCACGGCTGCCTGACGGTGGTGGATGACGAGGGCCGGCTGCAGGGCATGGTGACCTCGTCGGATTTTGTGCGTCTGTGCGCCGAACTGCTGAAAGCCCGGAAGTAA
- a CDS encoding energy transducer TonB, protein MSLKRYGLFAVTSLLLHGLLAQAMDRQTLDMALAPAENPGPISVQMMPAVTQPPAPTPPEPPKPEPKPEPKPKPKPEPKPEPKPVPKPKPKPEPKPEPKPVPKPEPKPVPRPEPKPVPKPTPEPTPEPAKQAPKAQPQQAKDSAPKRIEQPSFRTRPAPIAYPTQARRRGLEGTVVVEVWLDEQGKQTKRVLARSSGVSVLDKTALKAIAKWRFSAYVENGKALAHRVQIPIRFKLD, encoded by the coding sequence GTGAGCCTGAAACGCTACGGCCTCTTTGCCGTGACTTCGTTGCTGCTGCATGGATTGCTGGCTCAGGCCATGGATCGCCAGACACTCGACATGGCGCTGGCGCCCGCCGAGAATCCGGGCCCCATCAGTGTGCAGATGATGCCGGCCGTCACCCAGCCCCCCGCGCCCACGCCACCGGAGCCGCCCAAACCGGAGCCAAAGCCCGAACCCAAGCCGAAGCCAAAACCCGAACCCAAGCCGGAGCCAAAGCCCGTACCCAAGCCGAAGCCAAAACCCGAGCCCAAGCCGGAACCAAAGCCCGTGCCCAAGCCGGAACCAAAACCCGTGCCCAGGCCGGAACCCAAACCCGTGCCCAAGCCAACGCCCGAGCCAACGCCCGAGCCGGCCAAACAGGCGCCCAAAGCCCAGCCCCAGCAGGCAAAAGACAGTGCGCCCAAGCGCATTGAACAGCCGAGTTTCCGCACCCGGCCCGCTCCCATCGCCTACCCGACCCAGGCCCGCCGTCGCGGCCTGGAAGGCACAGTAGTGGTGGAAGTGTGGCTGGATGAACAGGGTAAACAAACCAAGCGCGTGCTGGCCCGCTCTTCCGGCGTCAGTGTGCTTGACAAGACAGCGCTCAAGGCCATCGCCAAATGGCGTTTTTCCGCTTATGTGGAAAACGGCAAGGCACTGGCCCACCGCGTACAGATCCCCATTCGTTTCAAACTGGATTAA
- a CDS encoding MotA/TolQ/ExbB proton channel family protein, producing the protein MSFLSQLHQQLGLMSWPLIICSVITLALWLERILSLLWVSLRGEQEKRRLRSQGLSYPGEASEQSVSVMLQGCRLLIQHKECPKPIREDLAAVWLQHQRRRLHAGLRVLTLVGVISPLLGLLGTVLGLIEMFKNIGASGEPVTPALLADGLGLAMSTTAAGLLIALPAIAGAQLFGLWADRLLDRLTHELNRCNLYLEGLRLGDQA; encoded by the coding sequence ATGTCGTTTCTCAGTCAACTGCACCAACAACTGGGCCTGATGAGCTGGCCCCTGATCATCTGCTCCGTCATTACCCTGGCCCTCTGGCTGGAGCGGATCTTGAGCCTGCTGTGGGTGAGCCTGCGCGGCGAGCAGGAAAAACGCCGCCTGCGCAGCCAGGGACTCTCCTACCCCGGCGAAGCCTCGGAGCAATCGGTTTCCGTGATGCTGCAGGGATGCCGGCTGCTGATACAGCACAAGGAATGCCCCAAACCGATTCGGGAAGATCTGGCCGCGGTCTGGCTGCAGCATCAGCGCCGCCGGTTGCACGCCGGCCTGCGGGTGCTGACCCTGGTGGGGGTGATCAGCCCCTTGCTGGGCCTGTTGGGAACGGTACTGGGCCTGATAGAGATGTTTAAAAACATCGGCGCAAGTGGCGAGCCGGTGACCCCGGCCCTGCTGGCCGACGGCCTGGGCCTGGCCATGAGCACCACCGCCGCCGGCCTGCTGATCGCCCTGCCCGCCATTGCGGGGGCCCAGCTGTTCGGGCTCTGGGCCGATCGCCTGCTCGACCGCCTCACCCACGAGCTGAACCGCTGCAACCTGTACCTGGAAGGCCTGAGGCTGGGAGACCAGGCATGA
- a CDS encoding biopolymer transporter ExbD has product MIKSPEASQSAWRAMTPDITPLLDIIFIVLVFLLLTANIPLQSLEVDLPKTDSEALSTVQDDKSMTINMMAGSPAWALQGEQYEDWDSFKPVLEGNLEALKKAELMLASDSTVTVDNMMKLLAFLQEHEIQATQILMEQEK; this is encoded by the coding sequence ATGATTAAAAGCCCGGAGGCCAGCCAGTCCGCCTGGCGTGCCATGACCCCCGATATTACCCCCCTGCTCGATATTATTTTTATCGTGCTGGTGTTTTTGCTGCTGACCGCCAACATTCCCCTGCAGTCTCTGGAGGTCGACTTGCCCAAGACCGACAGCGAGGCGCTGTCCACGGTGCAGGACGACAAGAGCATGACCATCAACATGATGGCCGGCAGCCCGGCCTGGGCGCTGCAGGGTGAACAATATGAAGACTGGGATAGCTTCAAACCGGTGCTGGAAGGCAACCTGGAGGCCCTGAAAAAAGCCGAGCTGATGCTGGCCTCGGACAGTACGGTCACCGTAGACAACATGATGAAGCTGCTGGCCTTTTTGCAGGAGCATGAGATCCAGGCCACCCAGATCCTGATGGAGCAGGAAAAGTGA
- a CDS encoding methyl-accepting chemotaxis protein codes for MLRKWSIKTRLLVLTGLLLLGCLFLGLSGLTALQRSVAGLNTVYQDRVVPLRDLKVIADMYAVNIVDSSQKVRSGDLSYAQALSELDQARQQIDEHWRLYSDTQMVPEEARLVQELLPLMEAADAPLSRLADILRRQDEAALIRFIRQELYQRIDPLSEGFGRLMEIQLEQSRQEYKDAITTYEQTRNGVIGRLLVMLVLGGGLALWLIRSITQPLETLKAAAAQVAEGDLRHAVECSGNDEIAQVQQSVRDMQLALNTTLREIQGSSTQLAAAAEELHAVTGETTRGINQQHQEVQMAATAVTEMSAAVEEVAGNANRTSSASGETSRVAEEGRQQVTATRGVIEQLADQLDSTSGTVERLATEAANIGQVLDVIQAIAEQTNLLALNAAIEAARAGEAGRGFAVVADEVRNLAQRTQSSTAEIERIISTIQQASGESVSEMQQSADYASRSRAMAGEAEQALNRIAERVGEINDMNLVIASAAEEQAQVAREIDRNLVTISSIAEQSATGVTQTSSASDELARLAGQMNQLVGRFRLSA; via the coding sequence ATGTTGCGTAAATGGTCGATTAAAACACGTTTGCTGGTGCTGACCGGGTTATTGCTGCTGGGCTGCCTGTTTCTGGGGCTTAGCGGACTGACGGCGCTGCAGCGCAGTGTGGCGGGCCTCAATACCGTCTACCAGGACAGGGTGGTGCCGCTGCGGGATCTCAAGGTGATCGCCGATATGTATGCGGTGAACATAGTGGACAGCAGCCAGAAGGTGCGCAGTGGTGATCTGTCTTATGCTCAGGCACTGAGCGAGCTGGACCAGGCTCGTCAGCAGATTGATGAGCACTGGCGCCTTTACAGTGACACTCAAATGGTGCCCGAGGAGGCACGCCTGGTGCAGGAGCTGCTTCCTCTGATGGAGGCTGCCGATGCGCCCCTGTCCCGCCTGGCCGACATCTTGCGCCGGCAGGATGAAGCGGCGCTGATCCGGTTTATCCGCCAGGAGCTGTATCAACGGATCGATCCCCTGAGCGAAGGCTTTGGACGCCTGATGGAGATTCAGCTGGAGCAGTCCCGCCAGGAATACAAGGATGCCATCACCACCTACGAACAGACCCGCAACGGGGTGATTGGCCGGCTGCTGGTGATGCTGGTGCTGGGCGGCGGCCTGGCCCTGTGGCTGATCCGCAGCATTACTCAGCCGCTGGAAACCCTGAAAGCGGCGGCGGCCCAGGTGGCCGAGGGCGATCTGCGCCATGCGGTGGAATGCAGTGGTAATGACGAAATTGCGCAGGTACAGCAGTCGGTGCGGGATATGCAGTTGGCGCTGAATACCACCCTGCGGGAAATTCAGGGCTCATCCACGCAATTGGCGGCGGCCGCGGAAGAGCTGCATGCGGTGACCGGCGAAACCACCAGAGGCATTAATCAGCAGCATCAGGAAGTGCAGATGGCGGCCACGGCGGTGACCGAAATGTCGGCGGCGGTGGAAGAAGTGGCCGGCAACGCCAACCGCACGTCCTCGGCGTCCGGTGAAACCTCCCGGGTGGCGGAAGAAGGGCGGCAACAGGTTACTGCCACGCGAGGCGTGATCGAGCAACTGGCGGATCAGCTCGACAGTACCTCCGGCACGGTTGAGCGGCTGGCCACCGAAGCGGCCAATATCGGTCAGGTGCTGGATGTGATCCAGGCCATTGCCGAGCAGACCAACCTGCTGGCGCTGAACGCCGCCATTGAAGCCGCCCGGGCCGGCGAGGCCGGCCGTGGCTTTGCGGTGGTGGCCGATGAAGTCCGCAATCTGGCCCAGCGAACCCAGAGCTCCACCGCCGAGATTGAACGGATTATCTCCACCATTCAGCAGGCCAGCGGTGAGTCGGTGAGTGAAATGCAACAGAGCGCCGATTATGCCAGCCGCAGCAGAGCCATGGCCGGTGAAGCGGAGCAGGCGCTGAACCGCATTGCCGAGCGGGTGGGGGAGATTAACGACATGAACCTGGTGATTGCCAGCGCGGCAGAGGAGCAGGCTCAGGTGGCCCGGGAGATCGACCGTAACCTGGTCACCATCAGCAGCATTGCCGAGCAAAGTGCTACCGGCGTCACCCAGACCTCGTCGGCCAGCGACGAGCTGGCACGGCTTGCGGGTCAGATGAACCAGCTGGTGGGGCGGTTCCGGTTATCGGCGTAA
- a CDS encoding BMP family protein, with the protein MNNITRNLLLAAGLALSPLAQAMAADKADIAVLIPGKHDDGGFMQAAHRGYEKIRDQLDVNASFVSNISATSDPVLLTEAMRELAQQGPDMIIAHGGQCNGPAQTVSQEFPDIKFVVIQGHVQGPNLSSYVVRQEDSAWLAGALAGLTTQSDVVGHISGAWPTPGLIGRAAFYDGLMHVNPNAKYLTWFTGDLDNTGINAEAAAAEIAQGADVIYTMLNAGRQGVIDEIKQHNGEVRHIGNVSDWTQVDNTFVGSAVADASVAILNAAEDFTTGQWQPNRITEIGLGQGEVVKLTLADDVSPEVRARLDELAQQLISGEITMKTTYEGQEFHPATGEFVDQSFKETLKTQS; encoded by the coding sequence ATGAACAACATTACCCGCAACCTGCTTCTTGCCGCCGGCCTGGCCCTCTCTCCCCTCGCCCAGGCCATGGCCGCCGACAAGGCCGATATCGCCGTGCTGATCCCCGGCAAACACGACGACGGCGGCTTTATGCAGGCGGCCCACCGGGGTTACGAGAAAATCCGGGATCAGCTGGATGTGAACGCCAGTTTTGTATCCAATATTTCCGCCACGTCCGATCCGGTGCTGCTCACCGAGGCCATGCGTGAGCTGGCTCAACAAGGGCCCGACATGATCATTGCCCACGGCGGCCAATGCAACGGCCCGGCCCAGACCGTGAGCCAGGAATTCCCCGACATCAAGTTCGTGGTGATTCAGGGCCATGTGCAGGGACCCAACCTGTCCAGCTATGTGGTGCGCCAAGAAGACTCCGCCTGGCTGGCCGGCGCCCTGGCGGGCTTGACCACTCAATCCGACGTGGTCGGCCACATCTCCGGTGCCTGGCCCACCCCCGGCCTGATCGGCCGCGCCGCCTTTTATGACGGCCTGATGCACGTCAACCCGAACGCCAAATACCTGACCTGGTTCACCGGCGATTTGGACAACACCGGCATCAACGCCGAGGCCGCCGCCGCCGAAATCGCTCAGGGCGCCGATGTGATCTACACCATGCTCAACGCCGGCCGCCAGGGCGTGATTGACGAAATCAAACAGCACAACGGCGAGGTGCGCCACATCGGCAACGTGTCGGACTGGACCCAGGTGGACAACACCTTTGTGGGCTCGGCGGTGGCCGATGCCAGCGTGGCCATTCTCAATGCCGCCGAGGACTTCACCACTGGCCAGTGGCAGCCCAACCGCATCACCGAAATCGGCCTGGGTCAGGGCGAAGTGGTCAAACTGACCCTGGCGGACGACGTTTCTCCCGAGGTGCGGGCCAGACTGGATGAACTGGCCCAGCAGCTCATCAGCGGCGAGATCACCATGAAAACCACCTACGAAGGCCAGGAGTTCCACCCCGCCACCGGCGAATTTGTGGATCAGTCCTTCAAGGAAACCCTGAAGACCCAGTCCTGA
- the ettA gene encoding energy-dependent translational throttle protein EttA, protein MAQFVYTMHRVGKVVPPKRHILKNISLSFFPGAKIGVLGLNGAGKSTLLRIMAGIDTEIEGEARAQPGIKIGYLPQEPQLNPEHTVREEVEEGVAEVAGALKELDAVYAAYADPDADFDKLAKRQGELEAIIQAHDGHNLDNQLERAADALRLPPWDAVIGKLSGGERRRVAMCKLLLEKPDMLLLDEPTNHLDAESVAWLERFLHDYEGTVVAITHDRYFLDNVAGWILELDRGEGIPWEGNYSSWLEQKDQRLSQEASSEAARQKSIQKELEWVRQNPKGRQAKSKARMARFEELQNQDFQKRNETNELFIPPGPRLGDKVIEVEHLTKSYGDRVLIDDLSFSIPKGAIVGIIGPNGAGKSTLFRMLTNAEQPDAGSITLGDTVQLASVEQFRDAMDNSKSVWEEVSGGLDMMRIGNLEIPSRAYLGRFNFKGTDQQKRVGELSGGERGRLHMAKLLQTGGNVLLLDEPTNDLDVETLRALENALLEFPGCAMVISHDRWFLDRIATHILDYKDEGKVEFFEGNFTEYEEWKKKTYGAESIQPKRIKYKRIAK, encoded by the coding sequence ATGGCTCAATTTGTTTACACCATGCACCGCGTGGGCAAGGTGGTTCCGCCCAAGCGTCATATTCTGAAAAATATCTCCCTGTCGTTCTTCCCCGGCGCCAAAATCGGCGTACTGGGTCTGAACGGCGCCGGTAAATCCACCCTGCTGCGCATCATGGCCGGCATCGACACCGAGATTGAAGGTGAAGCCCGCGCCCAGCCCGGCATCAAGATTGGCTACCTGCCCCAGGAGCCCCAGCTCAACCCCGAGCACACGGTGCGCGAGGAAGTGGAAGAAGGCGTGGCCGAAGTGGCCGGCGCCCTCAAGGAGCTGGACGCGGTGTACGCCGCCTATGCCGATCCGGACGCCGACTTCGACAAGCTGGCCAAGCGCCAGGGCGAGCTGGAAGCCATCATTCAGGCCCACGACGGCCACAACCTGGACAACCAGCTGGAGCGCGCCGCCGACGCCCTGCGCCTGCCGCCCTGGGATGCGGTGATCGGCAAGCTGTCCGGGGGTGAGCGTCGCCGCGTGGCCATGTGCAAGCTGCTGCTGGAAAAACCGGACATGCTGCTGCTCGACGAACCCACCAACCACCTGGACGCCGAGTCCGTGGCCTGGCTGGAGCGCTTCCTGCACGACTACGAAGGCACCGTGGTGGCCATCACCCACGACCGTTACTTCCTCGACAACGTGGCCGGCTGGATCCTGGAGCTGGACCGGGGCGAAGGCATTCCCTGGGAAGGCAACTACTCCTCCTGGCTGGAGCAGAAGGATCAGCGCCTGTCGCAGGAAGCCTCTTCCGAAGCCGCCCGCCAGAAGTCCATTCAGAAAGAACTGGAGTGGGTGCGTCAGAACCCGAAAGGTCGTCAGGCCAAGTCCAAGGCCCGTATGGCCCGCTTTGAAGAGCTGCAGAACCAGGACTTCCAGAAGCGCAACGAGACCAACGAGCTGTTTATTCCGCCCGGTCCGCGCCTGGGTGACAAGGTCATCGAGGTGGAGCACCTGACCAAGTCCTACGGCGACCGCGTGCTGATCGACGATCTGTCGTTCAGCATTCCCAAGGGCGCCATCGTCGGCATCATCGGCCCCAACGGCGCCGGTAAGTCCACCCTGTTCCGCATGCTCACCAACGCCGAGCAGCCGGATGCCGGCAGCATCACCCTGGGTGATACCGTGCAGCTGGCCTCGGTGGAGCAGTTCCGCGACGCCATGGACAACAGCAAGAGCGTGTGGGAAGAAGTGTCCGGCGGGCTGGACATGATGCGCATCGGCAACCTGGAAATCCCCAGCCGGGCTTACCTCGGCCGGTTCAACTTCAAGGGCACCGACCAGCAGAAGCGGGTCGGCGAGCTGTCCGGTGGTGAGCGTGGCCGCCTGCACATGGCCAAGCTGCTGCAGACCGGCGGCAACGTGCTGCTGCTCGACGAACCGACCAACGACCTGGACGTGGAAACCCTGCGCGCCCTGGAAAACGCCCTGCTGGAATTCCCCGGCTGCGCCATGGTGATCTCCCACGACCGCTGGTTCCTCGACCGTATCGCCACCCACATTCTCGACTACAAGGATGAGGGCAAGGTGGAATTCTTCGAAGGCAACTTCACCGAATACGAAGAGTGGAAGAAGAAGACCTACGGCGCCGAGTCCATTCAGCCCAAGCGTATCAAGTACAAGCGCATCGCCAAGTAA
- a CDS encoding lysozyme inhibitor LprI family protein — MTLRTLMMILWLLPALAVAAPQVALNEQSHQDYLTADKALNEAYGRLMDKLSPERRQKLKTAQRAWLRFRDAQAELVSSAWQGGSLQPLAHSEELKRLTEHRTQELEQQWRAENR; from the coding sequence ATGACACTGCGTACCTTGATGATGATCCTCTGGCTGCTGCCCGCCCTGGCGGTGGCCGCCCCTCAGGTGGCGCTGAACGAGCAATCCCACCAGGACTACCTGACTGCCGATAAGGCCCTGAACGAAGCCTATGGCCGGCTGATGGACAAGCTCAGCCCCGAGCGCCGGCAAAAACTCAAAACCGCCCAGCGAGCCTGGCTGCGCTTTCGCGATGCTCAGGCCGAGCTGGTGTCCTCGGCCTGGCAAGGCGGCTCCCTGCAGCCCCTGGCTCACAGCGAAGAGCTCAAACGCCTGACCGAACACCGCACGCAAGAGCTGGAGCAGCAGTGGCGGGCGGAAAACCGCTGA
- a CDS encoding AzlC family ABC transporter permease: MDTYAAQAQLDRQDTWQGFKQLLPLSFFVAAFGLAFGLAAHQTGLSDGNIVLMSAAVFAGTSQFAALDIWGLQVPLVPLAITTFAINARHLLMGATLYPWLRHLPPAKRYGIMLFASDANWALAMQHFHKGERALGILFGGGMAIWSFWMAGTWLGIRFGSAIEDPVSIGLDMVLGCFLLAMALGARKDLRTLAIWVVAGISAMAAYWWLPENSHVVVGALAGGVLGAIWMEKGA; the protein is encoded by the coding sequence ATGGACACCTATGCCGCGCAGGCACAACTGGATCGGCAGGACACCTGGCAGGGCTTCAAGCAACTGCTGCCCCTTTCCTTTTTTGTGGCCGCCTTTGGCCTGGCCTTTGGCCTGGCGGCACACCAGACCGGCCTTAGCGACGGCAATATCGTGCTGATGAGCGCCGCCGTGTTCGCCGGCACCTCCCAGTTTGCCGCCCTCGACATCTGGGGGCTGCAGGTGCCCCTGGTACCGCTGGCGATCACCACCTTTGCCATTAATGCCCGCCACCTGCTGATGGGCGCGACCCTCTACCCCTGGCTGCGCCACCTGCCCCCGGCGAAGCGCTACGGCATTATGCTGTTTGCTTCAGACGCCAACTGGGCCCTGGCGATGCAGCATTTTCACAAGGGCGAGCGGGCGCTGGGCATTCTGTTTGGCGGCGGCATGGCGATCTGGAGCTTCTGGATGGCGGGCACCTGGCTCGGCATCCGTTTTGGCAGCGCCATTGAGGATCCGGTGAGCATCGGCCTCGACATGGTGCTGGGCTGCTTTCTGCTGGCCATGGCCCTGGGCGCCCGCAAGGATCTGCGCACCCTGGCCATCTGGGTGGTGGCCGGCATCAGCGCCATGGCGGCCTACTGGTGGCTGCCGGAAAACAGCCATGTGGTAGTGGGGGCGCTCGCCGGCGGCGTGCTGGGTGCCATCTGGATGGAGAAAGGCGCATGA
- a CDS encoding AzlD family protein, which yields MMLDTAGNGTLLIIAIMAVVTLFTRLGGVLVMSFIPINRRVQNFISAMSGSVLIAILTPQAVNGDGGARAALLATGLVMLILKKPLPAIAAGVLTAALWRQML from the coding sequence ATGATGCTCGACACCGCCGGCAACGGCACCCTGCTTATCATCGCCATCATGGCAGTAGTGACCCTGTTCACCCGCCTGGGCGGCGTGCTGGTGATGTCGTTTATTCCCATCAACCGTCGAGTGCAGAACTTTATCAGCGCCATGTCGGGCTCGGTGCTGATTGCCATTCTCACCCCCCAGGCGGTCAACGGTGACGGCGGCGCCCGGGCCGCCCTGCTGGCCACCGGCCTGGTGATGTTAATCCTGAAAAAGCCCCTGCCCGCCATCGCCGCCGGCGTGCTGACCGCCGCGCTGTGGCGGCAAATGCTCTAA
- a CDS encoding phytanoyl-CoA dioxygenase family protein — MTTATTSKTWLTDEQVAAYQRDGAIVIKGAFKDWIEPLRTGFDRVLQQPSEHGRENVTGTETGRFFEDYCNWQRIPEFRRWIEQSPGAAIVGEATGSNAVQVFHEHILVKEPGTSKATPWHQDMPYYCVDGEQTGSYWIPLDPITPENALQVVLGSHRWPKPVRPSKWSTNASWYADDSPYMEMPDIDGGDFEILSPELELGDALLFNFKTVHGAPGNQTPHRRRAFSTRFMGDDVRFVDRGGPTSPPFDGINLQTGDIMREDWFPVVWRR; from the coding sequence ATGACCACCGCCACCACCAGCAAAACCTGGCTGACCGACGAGCAAGTTGCCGCTTACCAGCGCGACGGCGCCATTGTGATCAAGGGTGCTTTCAAGGACTGGATTGAACCCCTGCGCACCGGCTTTGACCGGGTGTTGCAGCAGCCCAGCGAACATGGCCGGGAGAACGTGACCGGCACCGAAACCGGCCGTTTCTTTGAGGATTACTGCAACTGGCAGCGTATTCCCGAATTTCGCCGGTGGATTGAGCAGTCGCCCGGCGCCGCCATTGTGGGCGAGGCCACCGGCTCAAACGCCGTTCAGGTGTTTCACGAGCACATACTGGTGAAGGAGCCGGGCACCTCCAAGGCCACCCCCTGGCACCAGGACATGCCTTATTACTGCGTGGACGGCGAGCAGACCGGCAGCTACTGGATACCACTGGATCCCATTACCCCGGAAAACGCCCTGCAGGTGGTGCTGGGCTCCCACCGCTGGCCCAAGCCGGTCCGCCCGAGCAAGTGGTCCACCAATGCCTCCTGGTATGCCGACGACAGCCCCTATATGGAGATGCCGGACATCGACGGCGGCGACTTTGAGATTTTGAGCCCGGAGCTGGAGCTGGGGGACGCCCTGCTGTTTAACTTCAAAACCGTGCACGGGGCGCCGGGCAACCAGACCCCACACCGCCGCCGGGCCTTTTCCACCCGCTTTATGGGCGACGACGTGCGCTTTGTTGATCGGGGCGGCCCCACCTCGCCGCCTTTTGACGGCATCAACCTGCAAACCGGTGACATAATGCGCGAAGACTGGTTCCCGGTGGTGTGGCGCCGTTAA